A stretch of DNA from Pseudonocardia hierapolitana:
GAGAACGAGACCGGCTCCTCCATCGCGGTGAACGCGAGCAGTTGCAGCAGGTGGTTCTGGATGACGTCGCGGGCGGCGCCGATGCCGTCGTAGTAGCCGGCGCGCCCGCCCAGGCCGATGTCCTCGGCCATCGTGATCTGCACGCTGTCGACGTAGTTGCTGTTCCAGATCGGCTCGAACAGCTGGTTGGCGAACCGCAGCGCCAGGATGTTCTGCACCGTCTCCTTGCCGAGGTAGTGATCGATCCGGAAGACCGAGTCCTCGGGGAAGACGTCGTTGACGATCTCGTTGAGCTCGATGGCCGAGCGCAGGTCGTGCCCGAACGGCTTCTCGATGACCACCCGGCGCCAGCCATCGCCGTCCTGCCTCGCCAGGCCGGACCGGGCGAGCTGCTTGAGCACCACCGGGAACGCGCCGGGCGGGATGGACAGGTAGAACGCGTGGTTGCCTGCCGTGCCGCGCTCCCGGTCGAGCGCCTGGACGGTCTGCTCGAGCCGGTCGAACGCGTCGTCGTCGTCGAAGGTGCCGGACACGAACCGGAAGCCCTCGGCGAGCCGGTCCCACACGTGCTGGCGGAACGGGGTGCGGGCGTGTTCCTTCACCGCGTTGTAGACGACCTGACCGAAGTCCTGGTCGGCCCAGTCGCGGCGGGCGAAACCGGTGAGGGCGAAGCCCGGCGGGAGCAGGCCGCGGTTCGCGAGGTCGTAGATGGCGGGCATGAGCTTCTTGCGCGACAGGTCGCCGGTGACCCCGAAGATGACCAGGCTGCACGGTCCCGCGATCCGCGGGAGGCGCTTGTCCCGCGGATCGCGCAGCGGGTTGGTCCACCCCGCGGCCGCGGACGTGGCGGTGCTCATCTCACTCCTCGGTGGACTGTGGTCGAGAACTCGGGTTGCGGGGATCATCCCAGGTCTCCTACAGCTGCTGCACGGCGCGCGCCAGGGTGACCAGGCCGGCCACCCGGTCGGTGAAGTGCAGCCGCAGTACGGGGCGGCCGCGGGCGGTGAGCGCGGCGGCGTCGGCCTCCGCGAGCCCCTGCTGAACGGCGTCGAGTGCGGCGGCGGCCTCCGGGCGCAGGCCTGGGTCGTCGGGGTCGGCGGTGATCTGGCAGACGCGGGTGTCGGGCGGGCCGCCCTTGGCGTGCTGGCCGCTGCCGGCCAGGCAGCGCGGCGCCCACCCGAACGTCGTGGGGAGGCCGGTGCGGCGGGTCAGCTCGGCGCGCAGGACGGCGGCGGAGGCGTCCTCGATGCGGTCGAGGTAGGCGTGCACCGCGAGGTGGCGGGCCCCGTCGCCCGCCAGGGCGCGCAGCGCGTCGGCGACGGTGGTGGTGCCCGCAGGCAGCCAGTCACCGGCGTGGACGTCGACGCCCGCTTCGCTGAACACCGGTCCGCCGTCGGCGCCGGCAGCGGGTTCGGCGAGCGCGTCGGGCCGGTCGGTGGGGTCGACGCCGAGCACGTGCGCCGCCGCCGCGACGGCGTGTTGCCAGGTGGCCATCTGCTCGGCCACCGATCCGCGGGTGGCGAACGCCGCTCCGGGCACGTCCCCCAACCCGACGGCGGGCAGCGTGCCCCATTCCGGGGCATCCGGGCCCTCCACCACCACCGGCAGCGGGCCCTGGCAGTCCTTGCCGAGACCGCCGGCCACGAGCTGCGCCGCCCACTCGGCGAGTGCGGGCGCGTCCGGCGCGGCGAGCGCGACCGCGGTGGCGGAGGCGAGCAACGCACCGAGGCCCAGCGCGTCGCCGCCGGCGGTGTCGAGTTCGGCCCGGATCTCGCCCGCCTCGGCGAGCACCGCTCCGGCGTCGACGCCGGCGAGTCCGGCGGGCACGAGCGCGAACGCGGTGAACGCGGCCCAGGGGCCGTCGACGTCGTCGGGTCCGAGCACCACGACTGTGCCGTCGGTGATGGTGCCGTCGGGGCTCGCGGCCGCCGGCAGCAGCGGCCCGTCCGGCGGCGTCACGACGACGGTGTGCGCGCCGGGGTCCAGGCCTTCGGCCCGGAAGGCGGCGTGCACCGTGTCCCGCAGCAGCCGCACCGGTTCCGGGTCCTCCCCGGGCGGTACCGACAGGACGAGCACCGTGGCGGCGAGCTCCCCGGCGAGGGCGTCCGCGACCTGCGGGGGATCGGTGGTGTCCAGGACGACGAGCCGCGGATCCGACCCGGTCAGCGCCTCGGCGGCGACTCCGGCGCCGCCTGTGGCGGCGAGCAGCACGCGGACCTGGCCTGCCACCCGGCGTTGCTCGGCCAGCGCCGCGATCTCGCCGACCAGCGGCCGCGCAGCGCGGACCGCGCCCGTCCACCCGGGCCGGGTGACCCGCGGCCACAGGGCCGTGTCGCCGTCCGCGATGCGGGCGGCGACTCCGTCCTCGACGAGGCGCGCGAGCATCTCCGCCTCGGATGGCACCGGTCGCGCGGTCACCGCGGGCGCTCCCTCCGGATCGCTGCTGCTAGCGGGCCTGCTGCAGCTGCCCGGTGACGGTGTCGCCGAGCTCGGTCCAGGACTTCTCGAACTTGTCGACGCCCTCGTCCTCCAGCACCCGGAACACGTCGGGCAGGTCGACGCCGACCCGCTCCAGCGCGTCGAACACCTGCTGCGCCTCGGCGGCGGTGCCGGTGACACGGTCGCCGTGCACCTCGCCGTGGTCGGCGAAGGCCAGCAGCGACTTCTCCGGCATGGTGTTGACGGTGTCGGCGACGACGAGCTCGGTGATGTAGAGGGTGTCGGGGTAGTCCGGGTTCTTCACGCCGGTGGACGCCCACAGCGGACGCTGGGGCCGGGCGCCCTTCGCCTCGAGGGCCTTCCACCGCTCGGAGGTGAAGACCTCCTGGAAGGCGGCGTAGGCCAGCCGGGAGTTGGCGACGGCGGCCTTGCCGCGCAGGGAGAGGGCCTCGTCGGAGCCGATCGCCTCCAGCCGCTTGTCGATCTCGGTGTCGACGCGGGAGACGAAGAAGCTCGCCACGGAGGCGATGCCCGCGAGCGGGTGCCCGTTGGCCGCGGCCTGATCGAGGCCGTCGAGGTAGGCGTCCATCACGGCGCGGTAGCGCTCGACGGAGAAGATGAGCGTGACGTTCACGCTGACGCCCTCGGCGATCGCGCGCGTGATCGCGGGCAGGCCCTGCTCGGTGGCCGGGATCTTGACGAGCAGGTTGGGCCGGTCGACGGCCTTCCACAGGTCGAGGGCCTGGGCCACGGTGGCCTCGGTGTCGCGGGCGAGGCCGGGGTCGACCTCCAGCGAGACGCGCCCGTCGACGCCGTTCGTGGTCTCCCACGTGCCGCTGAAGACGTCGCAGGCCTGCTGGACGTCGGACACGGTGATCTCGCGGACCGCATCCTCGACCGACGCCCCGCGCCCGGCGAGCTCGCGGATCTGCGCGTCGTAGGCCTCGCCCTTGGACAGCGCGGAGGCGAAGATCGTGGGGTTGGTGGTGACCCCGACGACGTGCTTGTCGGTGATCAGCTCCTGGAGGCTGCCGCTGCTCAGGCGCTCACGGGACAGGTCGTCCAGCCAGATGGACACCCCGGCCCCGGCCAGCTGCCCGAGTCGATCGTTGCTCATGGTCTGTTCACTCCTCCGAAACAGCTCAGGATGTCTTGGCCAGGCTGCGCTTCGCGGCGGCGACCACGTTCTCCGTGGTGAAGCCGTACTCGCGGAACAGCGTCTGGTAGTCGGCGCTGGCGCCGAAGTGCTCGATCGAGACGTTCTCACCGGCGTCGCCGGTGAAGCGGTACCACGGCTGGGCGATGCCGGCCTCGACGCTCACCCGCGCCCGGACGGCCGCCGGCAGCACCGACTCGCGGTAGGCCTCGTCCTGCTGCTCGAACCACTCGACGCACGGCATGGACACCACCCTCGTGGCAACGCCGTCGGCCTCGAGCACCTTCCGGGCCTCGGCCGCGATCTGCAGCTCCGAGCCGGTGGCGATGACGATCACCTGCGGGGCGCCGGAGGAGGCGTCCGCCAGCACGTAGCCGCCGCGGGCGACGCCCTCGGCCGAGGTGCCCTCCAGCACCGGGAGGTTCTGCCGGGTGAGCGCGAGCCCCTTCGGGCCCTCGGGCCGCTCCAGCGCGGCGCGCCACGCGTGGGCGGTCTCGTTGGCGTCACCGGGCCGGATGACGTCGAGGCCGGGGATCGCGCGGAGCGCGGCGAGGTGCTCGACGGGCTGGTGGGTGGGACCGTCCTCGCCGAGGCCGATCGAGTCGTGCGTCCAGACGTAGACCACGCTCGACCGCATCAGCGCGGCGAGGCGCACCGCGGGGCGCATGTAGTCGCTGAACACGAGGAACGTGCCGCCGTAGGGGCGGGTGGGGCCGTGCAGCGCGATGCCGTTGAGGATCGCGCCCATCGCGTGCTCGCGGACCCCGAAGTGCAGGGTGCGGCCGTACGGGTTGGCGTTCCACATCTTCGTGGCGGTGGAGGTGGGCCCGAACGAGTCGGCGCCCTCCATCGTGGTGTTGTTGCTCTCCGCGAGGTCGGCGGAGCCGCCCCACAGCTCGGGCAGCACGTCCTTGAGCGCGGTGAGCACCTCGCCCGAGGCCTTGCGGGTGGCGATGCCCTTGGCGTCGGGCTCCCAGCTCGGCAGCGCCTTCTCCCAGCCGACGGGCAGGTCCCGGCCGAGCACGCGCTCGAAGAGCTCCTTGCGCTCCGGCTCGCGGGCCACCCACGCGTCGTAGGTCTGCGTCCAGGCCTCGTGCGCCTCGCGGCCGCGGTCGACCACCCTGCGGGCGTGGGCGAGGACGTCGTCGTCGACCTGGAACGTCTGTTCCGGGTCGAAGCCGAGGATCTTCTTGACCTCGGCGACCTCGTCGGCGCCCAGCGCCGAGCCGTGGGCCTTGCCGGTGTTCATCTTGTTCGGCGCGGGGAAGCCGATCACCGTGCGCAGCACGATGAAGGAGGGGCGCGTGGTCTCCGCGCGCGCGTTCTCGAGCGCGGACAGCAGGCCGGTGACGTTCTCCCCGCCCTCGACGACCTGGACGTGCCAGCCGTAGGCCTCGTAGCGCTTGGCGGTGTCCTCCGACAGCGCGATCGTGGTGTCGTCCTCGATGGAGATCTTGTTGTCGTCGTAGATCACCGTGAGGTTGCCGAGCTGCTGGTGCCCGGCCAGCGATGACGCCTCGGAGGAGATGCCCTCCTCGATGTCCCCGTCGGAGGCGATCACGTAGATGTGGTGGTCGAACGGGCTCTCGCCGGGGGCGGCGTCCGGGTCGAACAGGCCGCGCTCGCGGCGGGCCGCCATCGCCATGCCGACCGCGTTGGCCAGGCCCTGGCCGAGCGGGCCGGTGGTGGTCTCGACCCCTGGCGTGTGGCGGTGCTCGGGGTGACCAGGGGTGCGCGACCCCCACGTGCGCAGCGCCTTCAGGTCGTCGAGCTCCAGGCCGTAGCCGGAGAGGAACAGCTGGATGTAGAGCGTGAGGCTGGAATGCCCGGCGGACAGCACGAACCGGTCGCGGCCGACCCAGTCGGCGTCGGAGGGGTCGTGCCGCATGACGCGCTGGAAGAGCGTGTAGGCCAGCGGCGCGAGGCTCATGGCGGTGCCGGGGTGGCCGTTGCCCACCTTCTGCACGGCGTCGGCGGCCAGCACCCGGACCGTGTCGACGGCCCGGCGGTCCAGGTCGGTCCAGTCGTCGGGGACGCTCGCGCGGGTGAGAGTCTCGATGTCGGTATCGGCCACAGCTCTTCCCTCGGTTCGGATGGGATGTGCACGCGGTACGCCTCGACGCGACCGCTCAGCGCTGACTCGCTCAGCGACCAGCCTAGTCGCGTCCGGGTGCGGTGTGTGATCACGCGCCGCCCGCCTCGGCAGGGGTCTACCCGGCGGAGGGGGTCGGCATGCCCCGGGCTACCATCGACAAGCCGTAGAAATAGACCGCGAACTCGCGCCCGCGAGTTCCCCACCACGCGGATCGAGGTTGTGCCGGTGACTCTGCCCGTGTCCCGCTCGGGCCACCCGACGCAGGGCGTCCCCGGCGCCGCGCGGTCCGGCTGGGAGCGGTTGCGGGACACCGTGCGCGCCTACCTCGGGCTCACGAAGACCCGGATCATCGAGCAGCTGCTCGTCGTCACCGTGCCGGCCATGTTCCTCGCCGAGCGCGGGGTGCCGTCGGTGTGGCTGATCGTCGCCACGCTGCTCGGCGGCGCGATGGCCGCGGCGAGCGCACACGCCCTCAACTGCGTGGTCGACGCCGACATCGACGCCGTGATGAAGCGCACCAGCCGTAGGCCACTCGCGAAGGGGCAGGTGCCCACGCGGCACGCACTGGTGTTCGGCCTCGTGCTCGGCGTGCTCTCCGCGGTGTGGCTCGGGCTCACCACCAACTGGCTGGCCGCAGGCCTCTCGGTGGCCGCCATCGCGTTCTACGTGCTCGTCTACACGCTCCTGCTGAAGCGGCGCACCTCGCAGAACATCGTGTGGGGCGGAGCGGCCGGCTGCATGCCGGTGGTGATCGGCTGGGCCGCGGTCACCGGATCGGTCGAATGGCCGGCGCTGGTGATGTTCGGTGTGATCTTCTTCTGGACGCCGCCGCACTTCTGGGCGCTCGCCATGCGCTACCGCGATGACTACGCCGCGGCGAAGGTCCCGATGCTGCCCGTGGTGGTGCCGCCGGAGCAGGTGTCGCGGCGCATCGTCATGTACTCGTGGGTGATGGCCGCTTGGTCGCTCCTGCTGCTCCCGGCCACCTCCTGGATCTACGCCGCCGTCGCCGCGCTGGGCGGCACCTGGTTCGTCCTGCAGGCCCACCGCCTGCACCGGGGCGTGCTGGCCGGGGTGGAGGCGCGCCCGATGCGCCTGTTCCACCTCTCGAACATCTACCTCTGCTGCCTCTTCGCGGCGATCGCCGTGGATGCCGCGATCGGCCTGCCGGTCCTCTCCTTCTGATCCGGCGCGTCGGCTCCGCTGCCGTGGGGGCATGATCCGAGGCTTCGGTTGCCCACGGCAGTCGGGCCTTCGGTGGCGCCGCGCATCGTGCGGCGCCACCGAAGGCCGGTGTGGCGGACATGATCAACGCTTCGGAGCGGAAACGGCCGAATCCCGCCGCGAATGCACCGAAACACCGATCAAGGCCCGGTGACAGGCTGATGATCGGGCGCCAACACGCCCGATCCGGCAACACCCTCACGCACGACCATGTGCACCCGAAACCGCAGGTCATGCGCGACCGCAGCTCAGGCTGCCTTCGGGATCATCCCGTGCGGGTCGATCACGTACTTGCGGGCGGCGCCCTTGTCGAACTCCTGGTACCCGCGCGGGGCGTCGTCGAGCGGGATGACGGTGGCGTTGACCGCCTTCGCGATCTGGGCCTTGCCGTGCAGGATGCTCATCATCAGCCCGCGGTTGTACCTGAGAACCGGGCACTGGCCGGTGGTGAACGCGTGGCTCTTCGCCCAGCCGAGCCCGAGACGGACCTTGAGCGTGCCCTCCTTGGCGTCGGGGTCGGGGGCGCCCGGGTCGCCCGTGACGTAGAGGCCCGGGATGCCGAGCCGGCCACCGGCCCGCGTGATCGACATGACCGAGTTCAGCACGGCGGCCGGTTGTTCGCCGGCATCCGCGCCGTGCCCGGACGCCTCGAACCCCACGGCGTCGACCGCGCAGTCGACCTCGTTCGTGCCGAGGATCTCCGCGATCTGGTCCTCCAGCGTGGCGTCGAGGGAGATGTCCACGGTCTCGCAGCCGAACGAGCGTGCCTGCTCCAGGCGCTGTTTGTTGAGGTCCCCGACGATGACGACGGCGGCGCCGAGCAACTGCGCCGAGTGGGCGGCGGCCAGCCCGACCGGCCCCGCCCCCGCGACGTAGACCGTCGAGCCGGTGGTCACGCCGGCCGTGTGGGCGCCGTGGTAGCCGGTGGGGAAGATGTCCGACAGCATCGTCAGGTCGAGGATCTTCTCCAGCGCCTGGTTCCGGTCGGGGAACTTCAGGCAGTTGAAGTCGGCGAACGGGACCATGACGTACTCGGCCTGCCCGCCTGCCCAGCCGCCCATGTCGACGTAGCCGTACGCCGATCCGGCGCGGGCCGGGTTGACGTTGAGGCAGACGCCGGTCTGCCCCTCGTGGCAGTTGCGGCAGCGCCCGCACGCGATGTTGAACGGCACGGAGACGATGTCGCCGACGTCGAGGAACTGGACGTCCTCGCCCTTCTCGACGATCTCCCCGGTGATCTCGTGGCCGAGCGTCTGCCCGGGCGGCGCGGTGGTGCGGCCGCGCACCATGTGCTGATCGGATCCGCAGATGTTCGTGGCGACGTTGCGCAGGATGACCCCGTGCACGGCCTTCTGGGTCAGGCCCTTGCTCTTCGACACGTCGGCGGGCACCTCGAGCTTCGGTGGGTCGTGGTCCTCGACGACGACCCGGCCGGGCTCCTTGTAGACGACGATCTTGTTTCCACCCATTTGTGATCCACCTCACTCCGGTTCCGACCCCGGGTCTACTCCGGGTCGGGCGAGGCCACAAGGGGGCCATCAGGCCCCTCGCGGGTGTGTGGCGTTCACCCCGGGCCGTCGACGTCGCCGGGCGATCGCCGACAACCGCGGGGTCTCGGTGGTGGACTTCAGCTCGATCCGGCTGTTGCGTGGGCGGGCGCGGGCCGGCACGTCACGGGATCAGCAGCAGCTTGCCCGTCGTCCGCCGGGCCTGCAGGTCCTCGTGGGCGGTGCGGGCCTCGGCGAGCGGGTAGCGGTGGCCGATCCGCACGTCGAGGGTGCCGTCGGCCACGGCCGAGTAGACGGCCGCTGCGCGGGCGGTGAGCTCGTCGCGGGTGGCGTTGTAGTCGAACAGCTTGGGGCGGGTGAGGAACACCGAGCCCGCGGCGTTGAGCCGCTGCGGGTCGACCGGCGGCACGGGCCCGCTGCTGGCTCCGAACAGCACCAGCATGCCCCGGCGGCGCAGGGAGGCGAGGCTCGCGTCGAACGTCGTGGCGCCCACGCTGTCGTAGGCCACGTGCACACCGTCGCCGCCGGTGAGCTCGCGGACCGCGGCGGCGAGGTCGTCCACCTCGGTGTAGCGGATCACCTCGGCAGCGCCTGCGCCACGCGCCAGCTCCTCCTTCTCCGCGGTGGACACCGTCGCGATCACCCGACCTCCGCGCGCCGCGGCGAGCTGGGTGAGCAACAACCCGACGCCACCGGCCGCCGCGTGCACGAGCAGGTTCTCGCCGGCCTGCACCGGGTGGCAGTCGGTGACGAGGAAGTGGGCGGTCATGCCCTGCAGCAGCGCGCCGACGGCCACGTCGTCGGACACCGCGTCGGGCACGGCGACCGCCTTGTCGGCGGCGATGGCCACCAGCTCGGCGTAGCTGCCCAGGTTCTCCGCCCACGCGACGCGGTCGCCCACCGCGAACCCGGCGACGCCCTCGCCGACGGCCCGCACCCGACCCGCGCCCTCCAGGCCGGGCACGTAGGGCAGGGGCATCGGGTAGATGCCTTCGCGCTGGTAGGTGTCGATGTAGTTGATGCCGGCGGCCGCCACCTCGACGAGGAGCTCGCCGGGCCCCGCCTGCGGGTCCGGCAGCTCCACCGGCGTCAGGACGTCGGGGCCACCTGCCGAGCTGATCTGGATCGCGCGCACGGACCGATCATGCCCCGCTGTCGGTGAGGGCGGGCGCGCGGGCCGGAGCGGGCGCGGGGACCGCCGGTCGCTCGGTGAGCGCGGCCCACATCGCCGCGGCCGCGACCGTGACGAGCGCGGCCCCGAGCACGTGCAGCGACACGAGCACCTCGGGCACGCCGAGCGCGTACTGGATGCCGCCGAGCAATCCCTGCGCGAGGACGACCGCCACCAGTACGGCGTACCGGCGCAGCACCCGGGCCGGCGCGGCGACGGCGCGCAGCGCGAAGCCCAGCCCGACCAGCAGGCCGAGGTAGCCGACCAGTAGCTCGGCGTGCACCTGCGCGACGGTCTCGACGCCGACCTGCAACCGCGGGGTCTGCGCGTCGCCGGCGTGGGGTCCCGCCGCGGTGACGAACGAGCCTGCGACGAGCACGGCGGCGAGGACGGCGGTGCTGGTGGCCACCAGCCCGCGGACGGGCCCGGGGACGAACCTGCGCGGCGGGCCTGCACCGTCGGATGCGGCCGCGACCAGCTGCATCGCGAGCCAGACGAGGATCATCGACACGAGCAGGTGGACGCTGACGCTCCACCACACCAGCCCCAGCAGCACCACGCCCCCGCCGATCACGGCCTGGGCGATCACCCCGAGCGGCTGCACGAGGGCGAGCCGGGTGAGCCGGGCCCGCCGCGGGCGCGTGCCGAGCGCCGCGAGGAAGCACGCGCCCGCGACCAGCACGACGACACCGGTGAGCAGCCGATTGCCGAACTCGATCCACTGGGTGAGGGGTTCCACCTCGGGGTGCGGGGTGGGCACGAGGCTGCCGGGGAAGCACTCCGGCCAGGTCGGGCAGCCCAGCCCCGAACCGGTAACGCGCACGACCGACCCGGTGACCGCGATACCGGCCTGCGCCACCACCGCGGCGACCGCGAGCACCCGCATCACCGACGGGGAGGTGTCCGGCAGGCGATCGAGGAAGGCGGGTCGGGTCACCGACACATCGTAGAAGACCGCATTCCCCGAGCATGGAGCGGCGCTCGACGGGGCACCCGTCGATCGGGGGGCTGACAGGCCGGTCGCCGGGTCCTACCGTCATTCATGCAGCCCAACGCAGGGAGGCACCGATGACCGCCGTCGAGCCGAAGCCGATCACGCCGCCGTATCCGGTCCGCAGAACGCCGAAGGGTTCGACGTTCGCCAGGATGCTGCGGACGACGGACCCCAAGGACATCGCGATCCTCTACCTGGTCACGTCGTTCGCGTTCTTCCTCGTCGGTGGCGCGATGGCCCTGCTGATGCGCGGCGAGCTGGCCGTGCCGGGCCTGCAGTTCCTGTCGAACGAGCAGTACAACCAGCTGTTCACCGTGCACGGCACGATCATGCTGCTGCTGTACGCGACGCCGATCCTGTTCGGCTTCGCGAACTACATCGTGCCGCTGCAGATCGGCTCGCCGGACGTGGCGTTCCCGCGCTTGAACGCGTTTTCGTACTGGCTGTTCCTGTTCGGCGGGCTCACCGTGATGTCCGGCTTCCTCACGCCGGGCGGGGCGGCCGACTTCGGCTGGTTCGCCTATGCGCCCCTGCACAACGCCACGTTCTCGCCGGGCGCGGGTGGCGACCTGTGGGCGGTGGGCCTCATCGTGTCCGGTCTCGGCACGATCCTCGGCGGCGTCAACTTCACCACCACGATCGTCTGCATGCGGGCCCCGGGCATGACGATGTTCCGGGTGCCGATCTTCACCTGGAACATCCTGGTCACGATGATCCTCGTGCTGATCGCCTTCCCGGTGCTCACGGCGGGGCTGTTCGGGATACTGGCCGACCGGCACCTCGGCTCCCACGTGTTCGACCCGGCCAACGGTGGGGCGATCCTGTGGCAGCACCTGTTCTGGTACTTCGGCCACCCCGAGGTCTACATCGTCGCGCTGCCGTTCTTCGGCATCATCACCGAGGTCATCCCGGTGTTCAGCCGCAAGCCGATCTTCGGGTACAAGACGCTGGTGTTCGCCACGATCGCGATCGGTGTGCTGTCGGCCGCGGTGTGGGCGCACCACATGTTCGCCACCGGCGCGGTGCTGCTCGCGTTCTTCTCTCTCACCACGTTCCTGATCGCGATCCCCACTGGCATCAAGTTCGTGAACTGGATCGGCACGATGTGGCGGGGGTCGGTCACGTTCGAGACGCCGATGCTGTTCAGCGTCGGCTTTCTGATCACGTTCCTGTTCGGCGGGCTGACCGGCATCCTGCTGGCGTCCCCGCCGCTGGATTTCCACGTCTCCGACACCTACTTCGTGGTGGCGCACTTCCACTACGTGCTGTTCGGCACGATCGTGTTCGCCACGTACGCCGGCCTCTACTTCTGGTTCCCGAAGATGACCGGCCGGATGCTGGACGAGACCTGGGGCAAGGTCCACTTCTGGCTCACGTTCGTCGGGTTCCACCTGACGTTCCTGGTGCAGCACTGGCTGGGCAACGAGGGCTTCCCGCGCCGCTACGCCGACTACCTGCCCGTCGACGGATTCACGGTCCTGAACGCGCTCTCATCGATCGGGGCGTTCGTGCTGGGGGCGTCGGTGCTGCCGTTCATCTGGAACGTGTTCCGCAGCTACCGCTACGGGCGGGTGGTCACCGTGGACGACCCGTGGGGCTTCGGCAACTCCCTGGAGTGGGCCACGTCCTGCCCGCCGCCGCGGCACAACTTCACCGAGCTGCCCCGGATCCGGTCGGAGCGCCCGGCGTTCGAGCTGCACTACCCGCACCTGGTGGAGCGCTTCCGCGCCGAGGCGCACCTCGGCCGCGCCGACCCGGGCGAGCGGCTGGCCCAGCAGGTCGGTAGCGAGGAGCAGCCATCGGAGGAGCCCAAGTCGCGGTGACGGGCCGGGTCAGCCCGGCCGGCGCCCCGGCGAACCGAACCGCAGGGGGTCGAACGGGCCCAGTTCCGGCACGGGGTGCGAGGTCATCACCGTGCGGGCGAGGAGCTTGCCGGTCACCGGCCCGAGCGTGACCCCCCACATCCCGTGGCCGCCAGCGACGTGCACTCCCGGCATCCGGGTCGGCCCGATGAGGGGGAGCCCGTCGGGCGTGAGCGGGCGGGGGCCGACCCACGGGTCGCGGACGTCGGCGAGGTCGACGCCGCGCAGGTAGGGCGCGACCGAGCGGACGATCGCGGCGACGCGCCTGCCGTCGAACGGCGCGTCGCGATCCGCGATCTCCATCGTGCCGGCCACGCGGACCCGCTCCCCGAGCGGCGTGAGTGCGACCCGCGCCGCCGGCAGGTAGACCGGCTGGGGCAACGGCCGGTCGGCCGCGGCGCTGAACGAGTAGCCGCGCCCGGCCTGGACCGGCAGCCGCACGCCCACCGTGCGCGCGAGCTCGGGCAGCCACGCGCCGGTGGCGAGGACGACCGCGTCGGCGGGCTCCGGCCGGTCGGTCCACGTGTCCACCTGCAACCCGGCGGGGCCGAACCGCACCGCCCGCACCCGGGCGCCCGCGACGATCCGGCCGCCGCGGGACCGGACGGAGTCGGCGAGGGCCGAGAGGAACCGGCCCGGGTCGACGTGGCGCTGGCCGTCGAGGCGCAGGACCGAGCGGATCCGCTCGGAGAACGGCGGGCCGACGTCGGCCATCGCGGTCAGGCGGACGTCCTGGCCCGCCGCCCGCACCGCGGCGAGCTCGTGCCGCAGGCCGGCGTCGTCGCCCGGGTCCGGGAACCCGATGAGGACGGGCGCCTCGTGCGTCGGCGCCGCGACCCCGCCGGCGGCCAGCTCGTCGAAGGCGGCGAGCGCGCCGCGGTCCAGCGGGGTGAGCGCGGCGAGCCCCGCCCGCCAGGTCCCCGAGGTGGAGCGGGCGGCGAACCGGAGGAGGAACGCGAGCGTCGCGGGCGTCGGCCGCGGCGTCACGTGTAGCGGCGAGGCCGGGTCGAGCAGGCCGCGCAACCCCTCGCGCAGCAGGCCCGGCTCGGGCAGCGGCACCGCCATGACCGGGGTGAGGTAGCCGGCGTTGCCCCAGGACGCCCCCGCGCCGACGTCCGAGCGGTCGAGCACGGTGACCTCGGCGCCGTGCTCCTGCAGGAACCACGCCGTGGCGAGGCCGACCATGCCTGCACCTGCGACGACGACTCGGCGGGGTGGGTGGGGCGGGACGTGCATCTCACTCCTCGTCGGGATCGTGGGGTGGCACCTGCGCCGGGAGCGTGACGAGGCGCAGCTGCAGGCCCACGGCGAGCCGGGCGTCGGCGTCCTCGAGATCGAGGCCGGTGAGCTCGCGGATGCGGCGGAGGCGGTAGCGCAGGGTGTTCGGGTGGA
This window harbors:
- a CDS encoding heme o synthase is translated as MPVSRSGHPTQGVPGAARSGWERLRDTVRAYLGLTKTRIIEQLLVVTVPAMFLAERGVPSVWLIVATLLGGAMAAASAHALNCVVDADIDAVMKRTSRRPLAKGQVPTRHALVFGLVLGVLSAVWLGLTTNWLAAGLSVAAIAFYVLVYTLLLKRRTSQNIVWGGAAGCMPVVIGWAAVTGSVEWPALVMFGVIFFWTPPHFWALAMRYRDDYAAAKVPMLPVVVPPEQVSRRIVMYSWVMAAWSLLLLPATSWIYAAVAALGGTWFVLQAHRLHRGVLAGVEARPMRLFHLSNIYLCCLFAAIAVDAAIGLPVLSF
- the fdhA gene encoding formaldehyde dehydrogenase, glutathione-independent, giving the protein MGGNKIVVYKEPGRVVVEDHDPPKLEVPADVSKSKGLTQKAVHGVILRNVATNICGSDQHMVRGRTTAPPGQTLGHEITGEIVEKGEDVQFLDVGDIVSVPFNIACGRCRNCHEGQTGVCLNVNPARAGSAYGYVDMGGWAGGQAEYVMVPFADFNCLKFPDRNQALEKILDLTMLSDIFPTGYHGAHTAGVTTGSTVYVAGAGPVGLAAAHSAQLLGAAVVIVGDLNKQRLEQARSFGCETVDISLDATLEDQIAEILGTNEVDCAVDAVGFEASGHGADAGEQPAAVLNSVMSITRAGGRLGIPGLYVTGDPGAPDPDAKEGTLKVRLGLGWAKSHAFTTGQCPVLRYNRGLMMSILHGKAQIAKAVNATVIPLDDAPRGYQEFDKGAARKYVIDPHGMIPKAA
- a CDS encoding quinone oxidoreductase family protein: MRAIQISSAGGPDVLTPVELPDPQAGPGELLVEVAAAGINYIDTYQREGIYPMPLPYVPGLEGAGRVRAVGEGVAGFAVGDRVAWAENLGSYAELVAIAADKAVAVPDAVSDDVAVGALLQGMTAHFLVTDCHPVQAGENLLVHAAAGGVGLLLTQLAAARGGRVIATVSTAEKEELARGAGAAEVIRYTEVDDLAAAVRELTGGDGVHVAYDSVGATTFDASLASLRRRGMLVLFGASSGPVPPVDPQRLNAAGSVFLTRPKLFDYNATRDELTARAAAVYSAVADGTLDVRIGHRYPLAEARTAHEDLQARRTTGKLLLIP
- a CDS encoding COX15/CtaA family protein gives rise to the protein MTRPAFLDRLPDTSPSVMRVLAVAAVVAQAGIAVTGSVVRVTGSGLGCPTWPECFPGSLVPTPHPEVEPLTQWIEFGNRLLTGVVVLVAGACFLAALGTRPRRARLTRLALVQPLGVIAQAVIGGGVVLLGLVWWSVSVHLLVSMILVWLAMQLVAAASDGAGPPRRFVPGPVRGLVATSTAVLAAVLVAGSFVTAAGPHAGDAQTPRLQVGVETVAQVHAELLVGYLGLLVGLGFALRAVAAPARVLRRYAVLVAVVLAQGLLGGIQYALGVPEVLVSLHVLGAALVTVAAAAMWAALTERPAVPAPAPARAPALTDSGA
- the ctaD gene encoding cytochrome c oxidase subunit I, whose amino-acid sequence is MTAVEPKPITPPYPVRRTPKGSTFARMLRTTDPKDIAILYLVTSFAFFLVGGAMALLMRGELAVPGLQFLSNEQYNQLFTVHGTIMLLLYATPILFGFANYIVPLQIGSPDVAFPRLNAFSYWLFLFGGLTVMSGFLTPGGAADFGWFAYAPLHNATFSPGAGGDLWAVGLIVSGLGTILGGVNFTTTIVCMRAPGMTMFRVPIFTWNILVTMILVLIAFPVLTAGLFGILADRHLGSHVFDPANGGAILWQHLFWYFGHPEVYIVALPFFGIITEVIPVFSRKPIFGYKTLVFATIAIGVLSAAVWAHHMFATGAVLLAFFSLTTFLIAIPTGIKFVNWIGTMWRGSVTFETPMLFSVGFLITFLFGGLTGILLASPPLDFHVSDTYFVVAHFHYVLFGTIVFATYAGLYFWFPKMTGRMLDETWGKVHFWLTFVGFHLTFLVQHWLGNEGFPRRYADYLPVDGFTVLNALSSIGAFVLGASVLPFIWNVFRSYRYGRVVTVDDPWGFGNSLEWATSCPPPRHNFTELPRIRSERPAFELHYPHLVERFRAEAHLGRADPGERLAQQVGSEEQPSEEPKSR